The Gammaproteobacteria bacterium genome contains a region encoding:
- the rsmA gene encoding 16S rRNA (adenine(1518)-N(6)/adenine(1519)-N(6))-dimethyltransferase RsmA — protein MRKPPRKRFGQHFLRDPAVVSRIMDSIAPAAADRVVEIGPGDGALTRPLLARAARVAAVEIDRDLARDLRRLDAPAGRLQVYCEDVLHFDFARLGGALRVVGNLPYNISAPLLFRLVRFHEHIADMHLMLQREVVARLAAQPGDAEYSRLSVMGACCFETQPLFDVAPRAFAPPPKVVSGFVRLLPKAAPPPETRRRLDELVRLAFSRRRKTAANALSEVFDRGALERLGVDPGQRPDTLRLDQFMKMVNYKGNETRRA, from the coding sequence CTGCGCAAGCCCCCGCGCAAACGCTTCGGACAGCATTTTCTGCGCGACCCGGCGGTGGTGTCGCGCATCATGGACAGCATCGCCCCCGCCGCCGCCGACCGCGTCGTTGAAATCGGGCCGGGTGACGGCGCGCTGACGCGGCCCTTGCTGGCGCGCGCCGCGCGCGTCGCCGCGGTTGAGATAGACCGCGACCTGGCGCGCGACCTGCGCCGCCTCGATGCGCCCGCCGGGCGCCTGCAGGTGTACTGCGAGGATGTGCTGCATTTTGACTTCGCGCGCCTCGGCGGCGCGCTGCGCGTCGTCGGCAACCTGCCGTACAACATCTCGGCGCCGCTGCTGTTCCGCCTGGTGCGCTTCCACGAGCACATCGCCGACATGCACCTGATGCTGCAACGCGAGGTCGTCGCGCGGCTGGCGGCGCAGCCTGGCGACGCGGAGTATTCGCGCCTCAGCGTCATGGGCGCGTGCTGTTTCGAGACGCAGCCGCTGTTTGATGTCGCGCCGCGCGCGTTCGCGCCGCCGCCGAAGGTCGTCTCGGGTTTTGTGCGCCTGCTGCCGAAGGCGGCTCCGCCGCCGGAGACGCGACGCCGTCTCGACGAACTGGTGCGGCTGGCGTTCTCGCGGCGCCGCAAAACCGCCGCCAACGCGCTGTCAGAAGTGTTTGACCGGGGCGCTTTGGAGCGGTTGGGCGTGGATCCGGGCCAGCGCCCCGACACGCTGCGCCTTGACCAGTTTATGAAAATGGTAAACTATAAAGGAAACGAAACGCGGAGAGCCTGA
- a CDS encoding efflux RND transporter periplasmic adaptor subunit, producing the protein MPQKILSGAVVAVTVVVIVSLLSWLRPQEAPKKPNETLRLVEVGETAAREVRPSYLLTGRLQPVTVSELRFEVAGRVVAENVEVGERVRRDQALLQLDDGDYRDALVQAQTRLELVEKKLERDARLLELAAQNVELRKREVRRIEGLGKKNLSSPSLLDAEREKLVNLQSEQVRLRHATEEGRLNARLNRSLRDQAQRNLDRTRLRAPFDGIVNRIEAEIGDYVGRDAVVAELVMNDQLDLLLNLSNEQAGSLELGLALDVTVGGRTHAGTLVSLQADPDRDTYTHAARIRLEGRGLKAGAAAQTRVPGPLRSNVVAVPVTAVQYVNGQPFLFVEEDGIVLRRRVTLGERSGDEIIVESGLRPGERIVLRDVEGLGDNQRVIVRKAQRESPAHTAGR; encoded by the coding sequence ATGCCCCAGAAAATCTTGTCAGGCGCGGTGGTGGCGGTGACGGTCGTCGTCATCGTCAGCCTGCTGTCGTGGCTGCGGCCGCAGGAAGCGCCGAAGAAACCGAACGAGACGCTGCGCCTTGTCGAGGTCGGCGAGACGGCTGCGCGCGAGGTCAGGCCGAGTTACCTGCTGACGGGCCGCTTGCAGCCGGTCACGGTCAGCGAACTGCGGTTTGAGGTCGCCGGGCGCGTTGTCGCCGAGAATGTCGAGGTCGGCGAGCGCGTGCGCCGCGACCAGGCGCTGCTGCAACTCGACGACGGCGATTACCGCGACGCGCTGGTGCAGGCGCAGACGCGCCTTGAACTGGTCGAGAAGAAACTCGAGCGCGATGCGCGACTGCTTGAACTGGCCGCGCAGAATGTCGAACTTCGCAAACGCGAGGTGCGGCGCATCGAGGGGCTGGGCAAAAAGAACCTGTCGTCGCCGTCGCTGCTCGACGCCGAGCGCGAGAAACTCGTCAACCTGCAATCCGAGCAGGTGCGGCTGCGGCACGCCACCGAAGAGGGCCGCCTCAACGCCCGCCTCAACCGCAGCCTGCGCGACCAGGCGCAGCGCAACCTCGACCGCACCCGGCTGCGGGCGCCTTTTGACGGCATCGTCAACCGGATTGAGGCCGAAATCGGCGACTATGTCGGCAGGGACGCGGTTGTCGCCGAACTGGTCATGAACGACCAACTCGACCTGCTGCTGAATCTCAGCAACGAGCAGGCCGGTTCGCTGGAACTGGGGCTGGCGCTCGATGTCACCGTCGGCGGGCGCACACATGCCGGCACGCTGGTGTCGCTGCAAGCCGACCCCGACCGCGACACCTACACCCACGCCGCGAGGATACGCCTGGAAGGGCGCGGCCTGAAAGCCGGCGCCGCCGCGCAGACGCGCGTGCCGGGGCCGCTGCGCTCCAATGTCGTGGCGGTGCCGGTGACCGCGGTGCAGTATGTCAACGGCCAGCCGTTCCTGTTCGTCGAGGAGGACGGCATTGTGCTGCGCCGCCGCGTCACATTGGGCGAGCGCTCCGGCGACGAGATCATCGTTGAAAGCGGCCTGCGGCCCGGCGAGCGGATTGTGCTGCGCGATGTCGAGGGGCTGGGCGACAACCAGCGGGTCATCGTCCGCAAGGCGCAGCGCGAGTCGCCGGCGCACACCGCCGGACGCTGA
- a CDS encoding peptidylprolyl isomerase, translating into MCGLRTVFAVLLAVAAAAPHAAEQTLDRIVAVIDDEIVTQRELAAAIARFRRMLEERRAEMPSEKVLASQALQELIVRKLQLQEAARRGVVVTEPQLDQAMENLAARNQLSLARLKERVESEGGDYAGFREDVREQVIIGQLRQREVTDKIEVTEKEIEDYMSERDIEFEYRFTRVGVALPTQEQARDRARAWLRALRDKARDGGDFGRVARRAARDRKGVRFRDFGWLRAEDLPAALAARAPQMNIGEFAPLIRTAAALYLYKLEGKRGGNLPATVERQYNVRHILMAPNAMDTDEVIRRKLRAIKKRLDNGGDFGKYAKRYSQDPGSSFKGGSLGWVSPKSMVAEVAEKMQTSPRDEIAGPFRSSFGWHLLQVLGVREHNIGDETWRQQAVAAIRQRKSEEEFRSWMLRLRERRYVDIRL; encoded by the coding sequence ATGTGCGGGTTGAGGACGGTTTTTGCGGTGCTGCTGGCGGTGGCCGCCGCCGCGCCGCATGCCGCCGAGCAAACGCTCGACCGCATCGTCGCCGTCATTGACGACGAGATCGTCACCCAGCGCGAACTGGCCGCCGCCATCGCGCGCTTCCGGCGCATGCTGGAGGAGCGCCGCGCCGAGATGCCGTCCGAAAAGGTGCTGGCGTCGCAGGCCCTGCAGGAACTGATTGTCAGGAAACTGCAATTGCAGGAGGCCGCGCGCCGCGGCGTCGTCGTCACCGAGCCGCAACTCGACCAGGCGATGGAGAACCTCGCCGCCCGCAACCAACTGTCGCTCGCGCGGCTGAAGGAGCGGGTCGAGAGCGAGGGCGGCGATTACGCCGGTTTCCGCGAGGATGTGCGCGAGCAGGTCATCATCGGCCAGTTGCGCCAGCGCGAGGTGACCGACAAGATCGAGGTCACCGAAAAGGAAATCGAGGACTACATGAGCGAGCGCGACATCGAGTTTGAATACCGCTTCACCCGCGTCGGCGTGGCGCTGCCGACGCAGGAACAGGCGCGCGACAGGGCCAGGGCGTGGCTCAGGGCGCTGCGCGACAAGGCGCGCGACGGCGGCGATTTCGGGCGCGTCGCGCGGCGCGCGGCGCGCGACAGGAAAGGCGTGCGTTTCAGGGACTTCGGCTGGCTGCGCGCCGAAGACCTGCCGGCGGCGCTCGCCGCGCGCGCGCCGCAAATGAACATCGGCGAATTCGCGCCGCTCATCAGAACCGCCGCGGCGCTCTACCTGTACAAACTTGAGGGCAAGCGCGGCGGCAACCTGCCGGCGACCGTCGAGAGGCAATACAATGTCAGGCATATCCTGATGGCGCCGAACGCGATGGACACCGACGAGGTCATCCGCAGAAAACTGCGCGCCATCAAGAAGCGCCTCGACAACGGCGGCGACTTCGGGAAATACGCAAAACGCTATTCGCAGGATCCCGGCAGCAGCTTCAAGGGCGGCAGCCTCGGCTGGGTGTCGCCGAAAAGCATGGTGGCGGAGGTCGCCGAGAAAATGCAAACCAGCCCGCGCGACGAGATTGCCGGCCCGTTCCGCAGTTCCTTCGGCTGGCATCTGTTGCAGGTGCTGGGCGTGCGCGAGCACAACATCGGCGACGAGACATGGCGGCAGCAGGCCGTCGCCGCAATCCGCCAGAGAAAATCCGAAGAGGAATTCCGCTCGTGGATGCTGCGCCTGCGCGAGCGGCGCTATGTGGATATCCGGCTTTGA
- a CDS encoding dihydrofolate reductase, with protein MKVSLIVCHTRNRVIGAGSRMPWHLPADLKRFRQTTMGHAIVMGRKTLETLDGPLPGRRNIVMSRRRLQRAGFEAAADIGALEEMVGDERFFVIGGGEIYRLFLPLADTIHRTLIEAELDGDTFFPELEPREWRVRETGRRAADERNRYALRFSKLERVAAPGGALNTANRA; from the coding sequence ATGAAGGTGTCGCTGATCGTATGCCACACCCGCAACCGCGTCATCGGCGCCGGCAGCCGGATGCCGTGGCATCTGCCGGCGGACCTGAAGCGCTTCCGGCAGACGACGATGGGGCACGCGATTGTGATGGGGCGCAAGACGCTTGAAACGCTGGACGGCCCGCTGCCCGGGCGCAGAAACATCGTCATGAGCCGCCGCCGGCTGCAACGCGCGGGCTTTGAGGCGGCGGCGGACATCGGCGCGCTGGAGGAAATGGTCGGCGACGAGCGTTTCTTCGTCATCGGCGGCGGCGAAATCTACCGCCTGTTTCTGCCGCTGGCCGACACGATACACCGCACGCTGATTGAGGCCGAACTGGACGGCGACACCTTCTTCCCCGAACTGGAACCGCGCGAATGGCGCGTGCGCGAAACAGGGCGACGCGCCGCCGACGAGCGCAACCGCTACGCACTGCGATTCAGCAAACTGGAAAGGGTTGCCGCGCCCGGCGGCGCGCTTAATACGGCGAACCGCGCTTAA
- a CDS encoding thymidylate synthase — protein MLPYLKLLTEILENGAAKEDRTGTGTLSIFGWQSRYDLSAGFPLLTTKKIHFKSVVHELLWFLKGDTNIAYLKDNGVSIWDEWADDDGELGPVYGAQWRRWNDGNGGGIDQMRGVVDEIRRNPDSRRLIVSAWNVGELGRMRLLPCHLLIQFYVADGRLSCQFYQRSADVFLGVPFNIASYALLTAMVAHVCRLQCGDLVHSIGDAHLYLNHLEQAREQLRRKPLAPPTIRLNERVNDLFNFRYEDIELLDYRAHPHIGAPVAV, from the coding sequence ATGCTTCCCTACCTGAAATTGCTGACGGAGATTCTGGAGAACGGCGCGGCCAAGGAAGACCGCACCGGCACCGGCACGCTTTCCATCTTCGGCTGGCAGTCGCGTTACGACCTGAGCGCCGGGTTTCCGCTGCTGACGACGAAAAAGATTCACTTCAAGTCCGTCGTCCACGAACTGCTGTGGTTTCTGAAGGGCGACACCAACATCGCCTACCTGAAAGACAACGGCGTCTCGATATGGGACGAGTGGGCCGACGACGACGGCGAACTGGGGCCGGTGTACGGCGCCCAGTGGCGGCGCTGGAACGACGGCAACGGCGGCGGCATTGACCAGATGCGCGGCGTCGTGGATGAAATCCGGCGCAATCCGGACTCGCGCAGGCTGATTGTCAGCGCGTGGAATGTCGGCGAACTGGGCCGGATGCGGCTGCTGCCGTGCCATCTGCTGATTCAGTTCTATGTCGCCGACGGGCGCCTGTCGTGCCAGTTTTACCAGCGCAGCGCCGATGTGTTTCTCGGCGTGCCGTTCAACATCGCCTCGTACGCGCTGCTGACGGCGATGGTCGCGCATGTGTGCCGGTTGCAATGCGGCGACCTGGTGCATTCCATCGGCGACGCGCACCTGTATCTGAACCACCTGGAGCAGGCGCGCGAGCAACTGCGGCGAAAGCCGCTGGCGCCGCCGACAATCCGGCTGAACGAGCGCGTGAACGACTTGTTCAACTTCCGCTATGAGGACATTGAACTGCTCGACTACCGCGCGCACCCGCACATCGGCGCGCCGGTGGCGGTATGA
- the apaG gene encoding Co2+/Mg2+ efflux protein ApaG — MPTTKLYDINVSVETQFLEDQSDVVRDRYVFAYTITIMNEGKVPAQLISRHWVITDSNQKVQEVSGEGVVGEQPYLRPGVSFRYTSGAVLETPFGTMRGSYQMLAEDGTEFEAEIEEFALTAPHTLH; from the coding sequence ATGCCGACAACCAAACTATATGACATCAATGTCAGCGTGGAGACGCAGTTCCTTGAAGACCAGTCCGATGTGGTCAGGGACCGCTATGTCTTCGCGTACACCATCACCATCATGAACGAAGGCAAGGTGCCGGCGCAGTTGATTTCGCGTCACTGGGTCATCACCGACTCCAATCAGAAGGTTCAGGAAGTGTCCGGCGAGGGCGTGGTCGGCGAGCAGCCGTACCTGCGCCCCGGCGTCAGCTTCCGCTACACCAGCGGCGCGGTTCTGGAAACGCCGTTCGGCACCATGCGCGGCAGTTATCAGATGCTCGCCGAAGACGGCACCGAGTTTGAGGCCGAGATCGAAGAGTTCGCGCTGACCGCGCCCCACACACTGCACTGA
- the pdxA gene encoding 4-hydroxythreonine-4-phosphate dehydrogenase PdxA, with translation MKTIIVTSGEPAGIGPDIALALAHTGFDAAVIVAGDIHHLRRRAAQLGVAVSLDEAGDGAPRRHAGDGHLAVRHVALKAPVADGRLEPRNSDYVLELIDGAVDGLLAGRFSALVTGPVSKAAVIRAGGDFSGHTEYLAARAGAHGVMLLETGRLRVALATTHLPLSAVAGALTRERIETTLSVVHADLQKRFRIASPRIAVCGLNPHAGEQGCLGREEETVIAPAIERMKKAGMHLRGPLPADTAFTPESLRDCDVVVAMYHDQGLPVVKHAGFGAAVNITLGLPFVRTSVDHGTALELAGSGRASPSSLVAAVRRAVQLCDD, from the coding sequence ATGAAAACCATCATTGTCACATCGGGCGAGCCTGCCGGCATCGGGCCGGACATCGCACTGGCGCTGGCGCACACCGGCTTTGACGCCGCCGTCATCGTCGCCGGCGACATTCATCATCTGCGCCGCCGCGCCGCGCAACTCGGCGTTGCGGTGTCGCTCGACGAGGCCGGCGACGGCGCGCCGCGCAGGCACGCAGGCGACGGGCATCTCGCGGTGCGCCATGTCGCGCTGAAGGCGCCGGTCGCCGACGGGCGACTTGAACCGCGCAACTCGGACTATGTGCTTGAATTGATAGACGGCGCGGTGGACGGCCTCCTCGCCGGGCGTTTCTCGGCGCTGGTCACCGGCCCGGTCAGCAAGGCCGCCGTCATCCGCGCCGGCGGCGATTTCAGCGGCCACACCGAATACCTGGCGGCGCGCGCCGGCGCGCACGGCGTGATGCTGCTGGAGACGGGCCGACTGCGCGTCGCGCTGGCGACGACGCACCTGCCGCTGTCGGCGGTCGCGGGCGCGCTGACGCGCGAGCGAATCGAGACGACGCTGTCGGTCGTCCACGCCGACTTGCAAAAACGCTTCCGGATTGCGTCGCCGCGGATTGCCGTGTGCGGCCTCAATCCCCACGCCGGCGAGCAGGGCTGCCTCGGGCGCGAGGAGGAGACCGTCATCGCCCCGGCCATCGAGCGGATGAAGAAGGCAGGGATGCATCTGCGCGGGCCGCTGCCCGCCGACACCGCCTTCACCCCCGAATCGCTGCGCGACTGCGATGTGGTCGTCGCGATGTACCACGACCAGGGGCTGCCGGTCGTCAAGCACGCCGGTTTCGGCGCCGCCGTCAACATCACGCTCGGCCTGCCGTTTGTCCGCACATCGGTGGATCACGGCACGGCGCTGGAACTCGCCGGCAGCGGACGCGCGTCGCCGTCAAGCCTTGTGGCGGCGGTTCGCCGCGCCGTGCAGTTGTGCGATGACTGA
- the lptD gene encoding LPS assembly protein LptD — protein MWLALAVCGPPAGAADAAPADCPLRDAGNGEVKISAERAIARRDGASSLQGNVQVERGEDKVRADRVVHNPDTQRVRAQGNVMYSNCGAPDPVWFMSADELTLDIAEGSGLAKQVWLHVAGVPVFYLPRYRVSRERRSGLLTPKIGRSSDSGEEFALPLYLNLAPNHDAVLTPHYYSERGVQLNAKYRYLYPHDRGSLKAAWLDDDEYDGERHFISFRHHGGFGDDFSLDANWQQVSDKEYLQDLPGGFDIFSESYLRSAINGAWHWRGWQFRFLTEKLQRADDSAPRNRRPYEKRPAFSVSRHISPAGSRLNFHLHSGVTQFAHRYEFVDNDSFPRGNRFHNRAAVNWAYRRSGFHFTPALALNHTQYKIRRGATLKRTLPAYSLRAGLVFGKDLSAGRYRHTIEPELFYLNIPRRRQHDIPLFDTDEAEFRFSRLFDENRFNGLDRIGDADRLTVALTSRLFHRKSGREALRLSLGRAYHFRDRRVHLTAGETSDDSHSGMAGEFALNLNDRLRLTSSRIWDTGRDARSRHATTLSLRGRRERGAVANVFHRYRESDFEQAGASFNLPLGERWDVFASASRDLRSDAGLHTFGGVEYRSCCWSLRLAAQRRLKDVDNPDGAIAGGDLDYDTFVGFQFSIRGLGDIGDSITDLLEQRVPGYRAR, from the coding sequence TTGTGGCTGGCACTGGCCGTGTGCGGCCCGCCCGCCGGCGCCGCCGATGCCGCGCCCGCCGACTGCCCGCTGCGCGACGCCGGCAACGGCGAAGTCAAGATCAGCGCCGAACGCGCCATCGCGCGCCGCGACGGCGCGTCGTCGCTGCAGGGCAATGTGCAGGTCGAGCGCGGCGAGGACAAGGTGCGCGCCGACCGCGTCGTTCACAATCCGGACACGCAGCGCGTCCGGGCGCAGGGCAATGTGATGTACTCCAATTGCGGCGCGCCCGACCCGGTGTGGTTCATGTCGGCGGATGAACTGACGCTCGACATCGCCGAAGGCAGCGGACTGGCCAAACAGGTATGGCTGCATGTCGCCGGTGTGCCGGTCTTCTACCTGCCGCGCTACCGCGTGTCGCGCGAGCGCAGGAGCGGGCTGCTGACGCCGAAGATTGGCCGTTCAAGCGATTCCGGCGAGGAATTCGCGCTGCCGCTGTACCTGAATCTCGCGCCCAACCACGACGCCGTGCTGACGCCGCACTATTATTCGGAGCGCGGCGTCCAGTTGAACGCCAAATACCGCTACCTCTACCCGCACGACCGCGGCAGCCTCAAGGCGGCCTGGCTTGACGACGACGAATACGACGGCGAGCGCCACTTCATCTCGTTCCGCCACCACGGCGGCTTCGGCGACGATTTCTCGCTGGACGCCAACTGGCAGCAGGTGTCGGACAAGGAATACCTGCAAGATCTGCCCGGCGGCTTCGACATTTTCAGCGAGTCCTACCTGCGCAGCGCGATCAACGGCGCCTGGCACTGGCGCGGCTGGCAATTCCGCTTCCTGACCGAGAAACTCCAGCGCGCCGACGACAGCGCGCCGAGAAACCGGCGCCCGTACGAAAAGCGCCCCGCGTTCTCGGTTTCAAGGCACATCAGCCCGGCGGGTTCGCGCCTGAATTTCCATCTTCATTCCGGCGTGACACAGTTCGCGCACAGGTACGAGTTTGTCGACAATGACTCTTTCCCGCGCGGCAACCGCTTTCACAACCGCGCGGCGGTCAACTGGGCCTACCGCCGTTCCGGTTTTCATTTCACGCCGGCGCTGGCGCTTAACCACACCCAGTACAAAATCCGCCGCGGCGCGACGCTGAAACGCACGCTGCCGGCGTACAGCCTGCGCGCCGGCCTGGTGTTCGGCAAGGATTTGTCCGCCGGGCGCTACCGCCACACCATCGAGCCGGAGTTGTTTTATCTGAACATTCCGCGCCGCCGCCAGCACGACATCCCGCTGTTTGACACCGACGAGGCCGAGTTTCGTTTCAGCCGCCTGTTCGACGAGAACCGCTTCAACGGCCTCGACAGAATCGGCGACGCCGACCGCCTGACGGTGGCGCTGACCTCGCGCCTGTTCCACCGCAAGAGCGGGCGCGAGGCGCTGCGCCTGAGCCTGGGCCGGGCCTACCATTTCCGCGACCGTCGCGTGCATCTGACCGCCGGCGAGACGAGCGACGACAGCCACTCCGGCATGGCCGGCGAATTCGCGCTGAACCTGAACGACAGACTGCGCCTCACATCGTCGCGTATCTGGGACACCGGCAGGGACGCCCGCTCAAGGCACGCCACGACGCTGTCGCTGCGGGGGCGGCGCGAACGCGGCGCGGTCGCCAATGTGTTCCACCGCTACCGCGAGAGCGATTTTGAGCAGGCGGGCGCCAGTTTCAACCTGCCGCTGGGCGAGCGCTGGGATGTGTTCGCCAGCGCGTCGCGCGACCTTCGCAGCGACGCCGGCCTGCACACTTTCGGCGGCGTTGAATACCGCAGTTGCTGCTGGAGTCTGCGGCTGGCGGCGCAGCGGCGGCTGAAGGATGTGGACAATCCGGACGGCGCAATCGCCGGCGGCGACCTGGATTACGACACCTTCGTCGGCTTTCAATTCAGCATCCGCGGGCTGGGCGACATCGGCGACAGCATCACCGACCTGCTTGAACAGCGGGTGCCCGGCTACCGCGCGCGCTGA
- a CDS encoding symmetrical bis(5'-nucleosyl)-tetraphosphatase, with protein sequence MSLYAIGDVQGCYGDLRRLLDEIRFDPASDQLWFAGDLVNRGPQSLETLRFVRGLGDAARCVLGNHEFHLLRLAAGIGGGANDGLQAVLDAPDAGELTDWLARQPLLRADRRRELILVHAGLLPQWDIETAVALAAEVGAALRADRRGFLASLFGDAPDRWDEGLRGADRLRVIVNAMTRMRFCDADGRMDMQCTGPPGAQPHGLRPWFEFPHRRDPACTVLFGHWAALGFARLPGCVALDSGCVWDGRLTAFRLEPGEWRAFSVECVKRGSPY encoded by the coding sequence ATGAGCCTGTACGCCATCGGCGATGTGCAGGGCTGCTACGGCGATTTGCGGCGCCTGCTGGACGAAATCCGCTTTGATCCGGCGTCCGACCAACTGTGGTTTGCGGGCGATCTGGTCAACCGCGGGCCGCAATCGCTGGAAACGCTGCGTTTTGTCAGGGGCCTCGGTGATGCCGCGCGTTGCGTGCTCGGCAACCACGAGTTTCATCTGCTGCGCCTCGCCGCCGGCATCGGCGGCGGCGCCAACGATGGTTTGCAGGCGGTGCTCGACGCGCCCGATGCCGGCGAACTGACCGACTGGCTCGCGCGCCAGCCGCTGCTGAGAGCGGACCGGCGGCGCGAACTGATTCTGGTGCACGCCGGCCTGCTGCCGCAGTGGGACATTGAAACCGCCGTCGCGCTGGCGGCGGAAGTCGGCGCGGCGCTGCGCGCCGACCGCCGCGGCTTTCTGGCGTCGCTCTTCGGTGACGCGCCCGACCGCTGGGACGAGGGCCTGCGCGGCGCCGACCGGCTGCGCGTAATCGTCAACGCGATGACGCGGATGCGGTTTTGCGACGCCGACGGGCGCATGGACATGCAATGCACCGGGCCGCCGGGCGCGCAGCCACACGGCCTGCGCCCCTGGTTTGAATTCCCGCACCGGCGCGACCCGGCCTGCACGGTGCTGTTCGGGCACTGGGCGGCGCTGGGTTTCGCGCGGCTGCCGGGGTGCGTCGCGCTGGATTCGGGCTGTGTCTGGGACGGGCGGCTGACGGCGTTTCGGCTTGAACCGGGGGAATGGCGCGCGTTCAGCGTGGAGTGCGTTAAGCGCGGTTCGCCGTATTAA